From one Lotus japonicus ecotype B-129 chromosome 3, LjGifu_v1.2 genomic stretch:
- the LOC130744996 gene encoding uncharacterized protein LOC130744996, which translates to MEDKASLIRTKGRAGGCPTRLQKHAPASLEIDKVLSERPSNPFGEASNAIPLLSPLVISPQILYAETVEQNPNAQNSGGNEGWSSSSKSNTPNTGWKHPAMAPFPEPSSLCSFLQKQCVIVNNTQ; encoded by the coding sequence ATGGAGGACAAAGCTAGCTTGATAAGAACAAAAGGCAGAGCAGGAGGGTGCCCTACAAGGCTTCAGAAGCATGCTCCAGCTTCTCTTGAGATTGATAAAGTTCTCAGTGAGAGACCCTCTAACCCTTTTGGAGAGGCTTCAAATGCAATTCCTCTATTATCCCCACTTGTCATATCCCCACAAATTCTGTATGCAGAGACTGTTGAACAAAATCCAAATGCACAGAATAGTGGTGGCAATGAGGGTTGGAGTTCATCCTCCAAATCCAATACTCCAAATACAGGGTGGAAACATCCAGCTATGGCTCCATTTCCAGAGCCTTCATCTTTGTGCAGCTTCTTGCAAAAACAATGTGTTATTGTGAACAATACCCAGtaa
- the LOC130747278 gene encoding uncharacterized protein LOC130747278 isoform X2, giving the protein MAQLERPQRQVDASLKTPTINTTEQLLRGEGSHSAPNSKSKLSPTCSPSSSAISSSPSSPFFSRLRHRDTEEDNSQNQKKSVLTKVKEKAKKLRHSLSKKKQEDGNANSPTSGAILEGDGAEEDAEYRGAPVYESEKAPAGYKENGTLHSRATSAVPEKHVMSNYDKQNREKSLGHSQSMRTTQPKTTTSKAAAAATTTLPDRNKTTAKNVAEKLKPAHFEGSDAAKALTSKLQDLTVSKSAEHHTSSSLTAAPLITHHFSSSIGTAAPRTPPAKLPSQTSSISTRTSSPSAAAAAPPPSPSSAPPIGKSTSPTSSQLWDKGVSMKEYFLNKFEPGEDDKALSKVISEAMSPKRTPGDAGVMEKVREAVTSLLRNEQPNKYVDANTTITSSSQTPASSTATRASSQLPVSSNAQEVAQEENHGRILQAN; this is encoded by the exons ATGGCTCAGCTCGAACGCCCCCAGAGGCAAGTTGATGCCTCTTTAAAAACTCCAACCATTAATACCACGGAACAGCTCCTCAGAG GAGAAGGTTCACACTCAGCTCCAAACTCAAAGTCTAAGCTGTCACCAACCTGCTCCCCCTCCTCCTCCGCCATTTCCTCCTCGCCATCCTCCCCTTTCTTCAGCAGGTTGAGGCACCGTGATACAGAAGAAGACAATAGCCAGAATCAGAAAAAATCAGTCCTCACCAAAGTGAAGGAGAAGGCCAAGAAACTACGCCACAGCCTCAGCAAGAAAAAACAAGAGGATGGGAACGCTAATAGCCCCACATCAGGTGCTATCTTAGAAGGTGATGGTGCAGAAGAAGATGCTGAATACCGTGGAGCCCCAG TGTATGAATCAGAGAAGGCACCTGCAGGATACAAGGAAAATGGTACACTCCATTCAAGAGCTACCTCTGCAGTCCCTGAGAAGCATGTTATGTCAAACTATGACAAACAAAATCGAGAAAAGTCACTAGGTCATTCCCAGTCCATGAGAACAACACAACCTAAAACAACAACTTCAAaggctgctgctgctgctactacTACACTTCCGGATCGAAACAAGACAACGGCAAAAAACGTAGCTGAGAAACTGAAACCAGCTCATTTTGAAGGATCAGATGCAGCTAAGGCTTTAACATCCAAACTTCAAGACCTTACTGTTTCCAAATCTGCAGAACATCACACTTCATCTTCACTAACTGCTGCACCTCTAATAACTCATCACTTTTCTTCGTCAATTGGTACTGCTGCTCCGCGTACCCCTCCTGCAAAGTTGCCCTCCCAAACTTCTTCAATTTCAACTCGAACTTCATCGCCTTCGGCAGCTGCAGCTGCACCACCTCCATCCCCCTCGTCTGCTCCGCCAATCGGAAAGAGCACCAGTCCCACCAGCTCGCAATTATGGGACAAGGGTGTTTCCATGAAAGAGTATTTTTTGAACAAGTTTGAGCCAGGGGAAGATGACAAGGCTCTGTCTAAGGTGATATCTGAAGCAATGAGTCCTAAGAGAACTCCTGGTGATGCAGGTGTGATGGAGAAGGTTAGAGAAGCTGTTACTTCTTTGCTCCGAAATGAGCAACCAAACAAGTATGTAGACGCAAACACGACAATTACCAGTTCATCTCAAACCCCAGCATCTTCCACTGCAACTCGAGCTTCATCTCAACTTCCAGTATCTTCCAATGCTCAAGAAG TGGCTCAGGAAGAAAACCATGGCAGAATTCTTCAGGCAAATTGA
- the LOC130747278 gene encoding uncharacterized protein LOC130747278 isoform X1 codes for MAQLERPQRQVDASLKTPTINTTEQLLRAGEGSHSAPNSKSKLSPTCSPSSSAISSSPSSPFFSRLRHRDTEEDNSQNQKKSVLTKVKEKAKKLRHSLSKKKQEDGNANSPTSGAILEGDGAEEDAEYRGAPVYESEKAPAGYKENGTLHSRATSAVPEKHVMSNYDKQNREKSLGHSQSMRTTQPKTTTSKAAAAATTTLPDRNKTTAKNVAEKLKPAHFEGSDAAKALTSKLQDLTVSKSAEHHTSSSLTAAPLITHHFSSSIGTAAPRTPPAKLPSQTSSISTRTSSPSAAAAAPPPSPSSAPPIGKSTSPTSSQLWDKGVSMKEYFLNKFEPGEDDKALSKVISEAMSPKRTPGDAGVMEKVREAVTSLLRNEQPNKYVDANTTITSSSQTPASSTATRASSQLPVSSNAQEVAQEENHGRILQAN; via the exons ATGGCTCAGCTCGAACGCCCCCAGAGGCAAGTTGATGCCTCTTTAAAAACTCCAACCATTAATACCACGGAACAGCTCCTCAGAG CAGGAGAAGGTTCACACTCAGCTCCAAACTCAAAGTCTAAGCTGTCACCAACCTGCTCCCCCTCCTCCTCCGCCATTTCCTCCTCGCCATCCTCCCCTTTCTTCAGCAGGTTGAGGCACCGTGATACAGAAGAAGACAATAGCCAGAATCAGAAAAAATCAGTCCTCACCAAAGTGAAGGAGAAGGCCAAGAAACTACGCCACAGCCTCAGCAAGAAAAAACAAGAGGATGGGAACGCTAATAGCCCCACATCAGGTGCTATCTTAGAAGGTGATGGTGCAGAAGAAGATGCTGAATACCGTGGAGCCCCAG TGTATGAATCAGAGAAGGCACCTGCAGGATACAAGGAAAATGGTACACTCCATTCAAGAGCTACCTCTGCAGTCCCTGAGAAGCATGTTATGTCAAACTATGACAAACAAAATCGAGAAAAGTCACTAGGTCATTCCCAGTCCATGAGAACAACACAACCTAAAACAACAACTTCAAaggctgctgctgctgctactacTACACTTCCGGATCGAAACAAGACAACGGCAAAAAACGTAGCTGAGAAACTGAAACCAGCTCATTTTGAAGGATCAGATGCAGCTAAGGCTTTAACATCCAAACTTCAAGACCTTACTGTTTCCAAATCTGCAGAACATCACACTTCATCTTCACTAACTGCTGCACCTCTAATAACTCATCACTTTTCTTCGTCAATTGGTACTGCTGCTCCGCGTACCCCTCCTGCAAAGTTGCCCTCCCAAACTTCTTCAATTTCAACTCGAACTTCATCGCCTTCGGCAGCTGCAGCTGCACCACCTCCATCCCCCTCGTCTGCTCCGCCAATCGGAAAGAGCACCAGTCCCACCAGCTCGCAATTATGGGACAAGGGTGTTTCCATGAAAGAGTATTTTTTGAACAAGTTTGAGCCAGGGGAAGATGACAAGGCTCTGTCTAAGGTGATATCTGAAGCAATGAGTCCTAAGAGAACTCCTGGTGATGCAGGTGTGATGGAGAAGGTTAGAGAAGCTGTTACTTCTTTGCTCCGAAATGAGCAACCAAACAAGTATGTAGACGCAAACACGACAATTACCAGTTCATCTCAAACCCCAGCATCTTCCACTGCAACTCGAGCTTCATCTCAACTTCCAGTATCTTCCAATGCTCAAGAAG TGGCTCAGGAAGAAAACCATGGCAGAATTCTTCAGGCAAATTGA
- the LOC130747277 gene encoding D-xylose-proton symporter-like 3, chloroplastic, which translates to MASSSTTLFNFTLSSNSLLHHQRTKSSKPLLSSSRIINQHTVSSINHHLVPTRVTYPLLPSSSAPNSRFHVRSQKQKVYSAGGKSEPLASDAKYQEEFSWSSVILPFLFPALGGLLFGYDIGATSGATISLQSPELSGITWFNLSSIQLGLVVSGSLYGALLGSILAFAVADFLGRKRQLIVAALLYILGGAITAAAPELNVLLAGRLLYGLGIGLAMHGAPLYIAETCPSQIRGTLVSLKELFIVLGILGGYFVGSFQISSVGGWRFMYGFSAPVAVLMGLGMWTLPASPRWLLLKAVQGKGSFQDLKEKAIFSLSKLRGRPPGDKESERQIEETLVSLKSAYKDQESEGNFLEVFQGPNLKAFIIGGGLVLFQQITGQPSVLYYAGSILQSAGFSAASDATKVSVVIGLFKLLMTWVAVLKVDDLGRRPLLIAGVSGIGLSLGLLSAYYKFLGGFPLVAVGALLLYVGCYQISFGPISWLMVSEIFPIRTRGRGISLAVLTNFASNAVVTFAFSPLKELLGAENLFLLFGAISLVALLFVIFSVPETKGLSLEEIESKILK; encoded by the exons ATGGCATCATCATCAACTACTCTCTTCAATTTCACCCTATCATCTAACTCACTTCTTCACCATCAAAGGACAAAGAGTTCAAAAcctcttctctcttcctctcgcATCATCAACCAACACACTGTTTCTTCCATTAACCACCATTTGGTTCCCACACGCGTCACATATccacttcttccttcttcttctgctcctAACAGCAGATTCCACGTGAGGTCCCAGAAGCAGAAGGTGTATTCTGCTGGAGGAAAATCGGAGCCGCTTGCTTCTGATGCAAAATACCAAGAGGAATTCTCTTGGTCTTCTGTGATTCTTCC GTTTTTGTTCCCTGCATTAGGTGGCTTGTTATTTGGTTATGATATCGGTGCCACCTCCGGTGCTACAATTTCACTGCAG TCACCTGAGCTTAGTGGGATAACTTGgttcaatctttcttccattCAGCTTGGACTTGTG GTCAGTGGTTCCCTATATGGGGCTCTTCTTGGCTCAATTCTTGCATTTGCTGTTGCTGATTTCCTTG GGAGGAAACGGCAACTTATTGTTGCAGCCTTGTTGTATATACTTGGTGGTGCAATCACTGCTGCTGCACCAGAACTTAATGTCCTCTTAGCAGGAAGGCTGCTTTATGGGCTTGGTATTGGTTTG GCCATGCATGGGgctcctttatatatagcagAAACTTGTCCATCACAAATCCGTGGGACTCTAGTATCACTAAAAGAGCTCTTCATTGTCCTGGGGATTCTG GGGGGCTATTTTGTCGGAAGCTTTCAGATTAGTTCAGTTGGGGGATGGCGATTCATGTATGGATTTAGTGCTCCAGTTGCCGTGTTAATGGGACTTGGAATGTGGACTCTCCCCGCTTCTCCACGGTGGTTGCTTCTCAAAGCAGTGCAAGGAAAAGGTTCTTTTCAAGATTTGAAGGAAAAGGCAATTTTTTCCCTGAGCAAATTAAGGGGCCGACCACCCGGTGATAAAGAATCCGAGAGGCAAATAGAAGAGACCCTTGTCTCATTGAAGTCTGCCTATAAAGATCAGGAATCCGAGGGCAATTTCTTAGAGGTTTTTCAGGGTCCTAATCTGAAAGCCTTCATAATTGGTGGGGGGCTAGTCTTATTTCAACAG ATAACAGGTCAACCTAGTGTTCTGTATTATGCAGGTTCAATTCTCCAG AGTGCTGGATTTTCAGCTGCATCTGATGCTACTAAAGTTTCAGTTGTTATCGGCTTATTCAAG TTACTAATGACATGGGTTGCTGTCCTAAAAGTAGATGATCTTGGGAGAAGACCTCTGCTGATTGCAGGCGTCAGTGGCATA GGTCTCTCTTTAGGTCTCCTGTCTGCTTATTATAAATTTCTTGGAGGATTCCCACTTGTTGCTGTTGGAGCTTTACTTCTTTATGTTGGTTGCTACCAG ATATCATTTGGGCCAATAAGCTGGCTTATGGTATCAGAAATCTTCCCAATTCGCACTAGAGGACGGGGGATTAGTCTGGCTGTTCTTACCAACTTTGCTTCAAATGCTGTCGTCACCTTTGCATTCTCACCATTAAAG GAGCTTCTAGGAGCTGAGaacctttttctcctttttggtGCCATTTCTTTAGTGGCACTTCTGTTCGTTATATTTTCTGTCCCTGAGACTAAAGGCTTGAGCTTAGAAGAAATAGAATCCAAAATCTTGAAGTGA